In a genomic window of Babylonia areolata isolate BAREFJ2019XMU chromosome 3, ASM4173473v1, whole genome shotgun sequence:
- the LOC143280665 gene encoding uncharacterized protein LOC143280665 isoform X2 — MKLLLTLLLVATMVEESAARQLPALTPCGYDHVAEVIKGKKDNIVTCYGLSSGKHVDWNLQFGGRFPDAVGYCPDVSTNQPCSPGSMGMAFVPERVADTVSKITINPTMLGDHLLPVQGGRLMCFNRNSPSTAWCDLDYIVPAKANCSVRAGTPASPFSLIARCDIYAGASSHRGRYLCEWLQRGPVTSTFFSRWYVKTHGEHECVVHARALPTVTGKYYYTVILVPGRIKYALGTLDITRE, encoded by the exons ATGAAGCTGTTGCTGACCCTTCTTCTGGTCGCCACGATGGTGGAGGAGTCTGCAGCACGACAAC TTCCAGCCTTGACCCCATGTGGATATGACCACGTAGCGGAGgtgataaaaggaaagaaagacaacatcGTCACCTGCTACGGTCTGTCTAGCGGAAAACACGTGGACTGGAACCTGCAGTTTGGTGGAAGATTCCCGGATGCTGTTGGATATTGTCCGGATGTCTCCACGAACCAACCCTGCTCTCCGGGGTCCATGGGCATGGCCTTCGTTCCCGAAAGAGTGGCCGACACAGTGAGCAAGATCACCATCAACCCGACAATGCTGGGAGACCACCTGTTGCCTGTGCAGGGAGGGCGTCTGATGTGTTTTAATCGGAACTCTCCATCCACGGCTTGGTGTGACCTGGACTACATTG tccCAGCAAAAGCCAACTGCAGCGTGAGAGCAGGAACACCAGCATCACCGTTCAGTTTGATTGCACGCTGCGACATTTATGCTGGTGCTAGCTCCCACCGTGGTAGATACCTTTGTGAATGGCTACAACGTGGCCcg GTAACATCAACGTTCTTCTCGAGATGGTATGTAAAAACACATGGTGAGCACGAATGTGTAGTACATGCTCGAGCTTTGCCCACCGTCACTGGTAAATACTACTACACTGTCATCCTCGTCCCTGGACGCATCAAATATGCCCTTGGGACTTTGGACATCA CACGAGAATAA
- the LOC143280665 gene encoding uncharacterized protein LOC143280665 isoform X1: protein MKLLLTLLLVATMVEESAARQLPALTPCGYDHVAEVIKGKKDNIVTCYGLSSGKHVDWNLQFGGRFPDAVGYCPDVSTNQPCSPGSMGMAFVPERVADTVSKITINPTMLGDHLLPVQGGRLMCFNRNSPSTAWCDLDYIVPAKANCSVRAGTPASPFSLIARCDIYAGASSHRGRYLCEWLQRGPVTSTFFSRWYVKTHGEHECVVHARALPTVTGKYYYTVILVPGRIKYALGTLDIIRPAVPSLSGCKGPNKIILEYSTVNCTCSTENIGKPPGRLQFVRFGKGTLNLGDFGVKSITFSLFLYREDHLSTQFRCEVIWAERIVGSVERFLLHPRE from the exons ATGAAGCTGTTGCTGACCCTTCTTCTGGTCGCCACGATGGTGGAGGAGTCTGCAGCACGACAAC TTCCAGCCTTGACCCCATGTGGATATGACCACGTAGCGGAGgtgataaaaggaaagaaagacaacatcGTCACCTGCTACGGTCTGTCTAGCGGAAAACACGTGGACTGGAACCTGCAGTTTGGTGGAAGATTCCCGGATGCTGTTGGATATTGTCCGGATGTCTCCACGAACCAACCCTGCTCTCCGGGGTCCATGGGCATGGCCTTCGTTCCCGAAAGAGTGGCCGACACAGTGAGCAAGATCACCATCAACCCGACAATGCTGGGAGACCACCTGTTGCCTGTGCAGGGAGGGCGTCTGATGTGTTTTAATCGGAACTCTCCATCCACGGCTTGGTGTGACCTGGACTACATTG tccCAGCAAAAGCCAACTGCAGCGTGAGAGCAGGAACACCAGCATCACCGTTCAGTTTGATTGCACGCTGCGACATTTATGCTGGTGCTAGCTCCCACCGTGGTAGATACCTTTGTGAATGGCTACAACGTGGCCcg GTAACATCAACGTTCTTCTCGAGATGGTATGTAAAAACACATGGTGAGCACGAATGTGTAGTACATGCTCGAGCTTTGCCCACCGTCACTGGTAAATACTACTACACTGTCATCCTCGTCCCTGGACGCATCAAATATGCCCTTGGGACTTTGGACATCA TCAGACCAGCAGTCCCTTCCTTGTCAGGCTGTAAGGGTCCGAACAAAATAATATTAGAGTACTCGACTGTCAACTGCACGTGCTCCACGGAAAACATTGGCAAACCCCCTGGACGTCTTCAGTTTGTACGATTTGGCAAGGGCACCTTGAATCTGGGTGACTTTGGCGTCAAGAGTATCACGTTTTCACTGTTCCTGTATCGCGAAGACCACCTGTCCACACAGTTCCGCTGTGAGGTGATATGGGCCGAGAGGATCGTTGGAAGTGTCGAGCGATTCTTACTCCACC CACGAGAATAA